Below is a window of Planktothrix tepida PCC 9214 DNA.
ATTAACATCTGCTCCTCGATTTAAAAGTACCTTAACAATACTAATATCTCCCCGAATTGCTGCTTTCATTAAAGCTGTTTTTCCCTGGTCTGCACAACTATTAATATCAGCCCCAGACTCTAATAAAATCTCAATTAATTCAATATTTCCTCCTTGAATTGCAGCCGTTAATATTGTTTCTCCAAATACTTTGTAATTTAAAATATTAGGCAAATTTTCAATATTTGCTTTTTTAACTAATAACTTAAAAATCCCAGGATAACCTTGCAATATTGACACCATCAGGGGAGTATCACCCAAACGATTTTTGACATCAACCCTAGCTTTGTGATTAAGTAATAATTCCACGATTTCTATATGACCTTCAACTACTGCTAAATTTAAGGCAGTTTCTCCATCCTGATCGCTTGCATGAACATCTGCACCTGCCTCTAATAATAATTCTGCGATCGCTAAATGACCTGCTGCCGCCGCCGCCATTAATGCCGTTCCTCCATCATTATTGCTGCGATTAATATCAGCATTTGCCCCCAATAATATTCGGACTAACTCAATATTTCCCCCATCTACCGCTAACATTAATGGGGTTTCTCCATCTCGGTTACAAACATTCACATCCACCCCAGCAGCTAATAACATTTGTACCCCTTGAATGGCTTGCTGTTGTGTCGCTTGTAAAAGCACTAAACCCACATTGGGATCAGAATTTCCCGCCTTGAGCAAAGCCTCAATAATTGATAAATGCCCCTTAGACAAGGCTAATTTTAAAGCCGTATCTCGGTCTTGATCTTCAATCGTAACATCCGCCCCCGCCGTTAATAATAAATCAACCATTTCTGTATCGCCCTTCAACGCCGCCACCATTAACGCCGTACTTCCATCTTCATTTTTGGCATTAATATTCGCTCCCCCTTGAATTAACAAACGAGCCACATCTAATTGATGATGAGCCGCCGCCAACATTAAGGCTGTTATCCCATAACGTTTACTGGCATAATTAACCTCAGCCCCTCTATCCAGTAAGACCCGAACAATTTCCGTATATCCTTTCGTTGTTGCCAACATGAGGACGCTAATGCCCTCTTTATCCTTAACATTGGGATTCACACCCTTATAGAGTAAAGCACGGGTGTTAATCATATTCCCGGTTTTAACGGCATGAATCAATTGGCTGTTTTGTTTAGTTGCGCCCATGTTGGCTTTTGTGGAACAGGCATCATACCTGTTAAGTGTGTTAAATAGGGTATCAGGGTCTAACAATTGCGATCAACAATTTACCTGAATCATTTTAGACGTTTTTTTGTCTGGATAAACTTAGATATTTTTTAGTCGGCTTCTTTGAAATCCGACCACGGCTGGTGACAATCTCCGGCTTGCCGTCCTTGAGGAAATCCTCAATCGGGTAAATATACGATAGGAGCATCGCTGAAAGTTTTAGGCCTAGCTCAAATTCCTTAAAAACTTTACGGTAGCTGTCAAATTCCGGTTGTAATAGGATGCTCTCTTGGTTTGTATCATTTGAGTAGCAAACTTTAGGTATATTGAGCTTGGGTCAATTTCTGTTTCCCCGTTTTTTAGGTAGTTGTACACTGGCGCATCTTGGTACTAACACATAAGTACCAATAGGAATCAGTGTTTTTCCTATTGACAATGTTTTTATAATTAATTAATATTTTTTTATTTAGGGTTAGTTCAGTGCTTTATCACCTTTCATCTGCTGAGATTGCTCTTTTAAATTTATGTTCCCATTGTCAGGCTTCTAAGACAACTTTGGTTTTGATGCTTTTAAATCGTCAAGTTCTTGCTCGTTCTTACCTCGTCATGTAGAACGATTAATGTTAGAAACTGATTGGAAATTTCACCCCTTATAATAGAATACGGGTTAAATTCCTATCGAAATAAATGGAAACTAAAAGCGGTTATTCAAGTAGGAAACGCTCTATGAAGATCTGTGTTTTTATTGATTCAGCAATTAATAGCTGTGAATTTTTCATTAAAAATATTGTTAAATCAGTAGAAGTTGTCCAACTTAATAATAGTCAAGATAGTATTCAACAAGTTGCAGATTATCTACGACAAAGACGGGAGATTCAAGAAGTTCATCTAATTAGTCATGGTGCTTCAGGTTGTTTAAAGTTTGCCAAAAGTCAACTTAATTTAGAAAACTTAGAAAACTACCATCAACTTTTAAAACAAAGCTTTTCTGCTGTCGATTCTTTAATTCTCTATGGCTGTCATCTTGCTCAAGGAGAAAAAGGTCAAAGTTTTATTAAACAATTACATCAAATTACGGGTACAAAAATAGCAGCTTCAACAAGCTTAACCGGAAACAAAATCTTAGGGGGAAATTGGGATTTTGAATTTACCCTTGGCAATCTTAACGTCAATTTACCGTTTAATCGAAAAGCACTTCAAACTTATCCTTCTGTTTTAGCAACTTTTATTGTTAATAGTACAGGAGATACGAATGATAATGATATAAGCAATGGCATTACCACACTCCGAGAAGCAATTACTGTTGCAAATACAACCCCAGGCGCGGATCGAATTGATTTTAATATTCCGAATAGTGATCCCGGATTTAATGCAGCGACTAATTCCTTTACAATTCTACCATTATCCAGATTACCAGCAATCACAGATTCAGTTATTTTAGATGCGACGACTCAAGCCGGATTTACAGGTGCTCCGATTATTGAAATTAATGGCACTAATGTAGCAGGATTAGATGATGGAGTTATAGAAATTACAGCCGGAGAAAATAGCATTATTCGAGGGTTTGTCATTAATCGTGCTGGATTTAGTAATGCAGCGATTTTAATTAATAATAGTAACGCCAATCAAATAGAAAATAACTATCTGGGAACCGATATTACAGGAACCGTTGATCCAGGGGGGAATGGATCAGGAATTATTATTCTGCATTCTGCTAATAATATTATTCAAGATAATCTCATTTCGGGAAATAATAACACTTCGGCTCAAGGAATCCGTATCGAAGGAAATATCGCTACCAATAATCAAATTTTAGGAAACTTTATCGGCACAACTATTACAGGAAATGCAGCTTTAGCAAATTCAGGTGGGGGTATTGTCATTGAAAATGCGCCTAATAATATTATTGGAGGAACCACAGCAAGCGATCGGAATATTATCTCTGGGAATGGCTTTAATGGAATTAATATTACAGGAATTGATGCTATTGGTAATCGAATTTTAGGAAATTACATTGGTACAGATATTACGGGAACTGTTGCGATTCGCAATATTAATAATGGGATATTAATTTCATCTAATGCGTCTAATACAATTATTGGCGGAACCGCATTTAGTGCAGCTAATTTAATTTCAGGTAATGGTTTTAGTGGTGTTTTTCTCCAAACTGGAACCAATAATCAAGTCATTGGTAACTTAATTGGAACAGATGTTACAGGTAAAATTGCTTTAGGAAATGGTTCAGTAGCAGGAGTCAGAATTGAAAGTTCTGGTCATACCATTCAAGATAACTTAGTTTCAGGAAATCTTGGAGATGGAATCTTAATTCAAAGTAGCAATGCCAATAATAATATTGTTACTGGAAATCTCGTTGGAACAGATATTGATGGAATCGCAACTTTAGGCAATAGTGAAACCGGAATTATAATTGCCCAATCTGCAACAAATAATAGAATTGGTGGAACTATTGCTGATGAACGAAATATTATTTCAGGTAATAATAGTTCGGGAGTTAGTATTCAATTTAATGCCACCAATAACCAAGTTTTAGGAAACTATATTGGTACTACTATTAACGGAACTATAG
It encodes the following:
- a CDS encoding ankyrin repeat domain-containing protein, with amino-acid sequence MGATKQNSQLIHAVKTGNMINTRALLYKGVNPNVKDKEGISVLMLATTKGYTEIVRVLLDRGAEVNYASKRYGITALMLAAAHHQLDVARLLIQGGANINAKNEDGSTALMVAALKGDTEMVDLLLTAGADVTIEDQDRDTALKLALSKGHLSIIEALLKAGNSDPNVGLVLLQATQQQAIQGVQMLLAAGVDVNVCNRDGETPLMLAVDGGNIELVRILLGANADINRSNNDGGTALMAAAAAGHLAIAELLLEAGADVHASDQDGETALNLAVVEGHIEIVELLLNHKARVDVKNRLGDTPLMVSILQGYPGIFKLLVKKANIENLPNILNYKVFGETILTAAIQGGNIELIEILLESGADINSCADQGKTALMKAAIRGDISIVKVLLNRGADVNIKDDSGSTALMWAASRGYEETVKLLIQFGANINDKNQGGYTALMLAEFQGYKSVVKTFRKANAQE